The Streptomyces sp. NBC_00569 genomic sequence CCGGGGAAGGGGCCGATCCAGGTGTCCTTGGCCAGCTCGGCGAGCGGCACCCGGTCGGCCGCCGCGAGCCGGTGCGCCGCGGGAAGCACCGCGTCGAACGGCTCGGCGTACAGCGGTACGCGCGTCAGGCGGGCGTCGTCCGCGCCCGGCGCCCCCCGGTACTCGACGGCGACGGCTACGTCGACCTGCCGGTCGAGGACCATGGGCAGGCTCGCGTCGCCCTCGGCGTCCTGGACGCGGATCCGGATGCCGGGCGCCGTCCGCGCGAGGCGGGTCAGGGCCGGTCCGACGACCAGGCCGATCCCGGTGGCGAACGCGGCGACGGTGACGGTGCCGGCCTCCCCCGAGCTGTACGCGGCGAGCTCGGACTCCGCCCGCTCCAGCTGGGCGAGGACCGCGTTCGTGTGCGTGAGCAGGATCTCGCCCGCCGGGGTGAGCCGGACGCCTTTCGCGCCGCGCTCGACGAGCCGGTGGCCGGTCTCCTGCTCCAGGGCGGTCAGCTGCTGGGAGACCGCCGACGGGGTCAGATAGAGCGCGGCGGCAGCCGCCGTCACGGTGCGGTGGTCGGCCACCGCACGGAGGATGTGCAGCCGCCGCGCTTCGATCATGGGACCGATTCTCCCAAATGTGCCGCCGATGTCCGAACCGGGGGCAGGCCCCAGGTCAGCCGGCCGCCCCGGCGGACTCGGCGTCGAGCTCCGCGCGCGCCGCGACGAAGGCGTCCACGGCCCGGTTCACGTCCTCGGTGGAGTGCGCCGCGGAGAGCTGGACGCGGATGCGGGCCTTGCCCTGCGGGACGACCGGGTACGAGAAGCCGATCACGTACACGCCGCGCTCCAGGAGCAGCTCGGCCATGCGGCCCGCGA encodes the following:
- a CDS encoding LysR family transcriptional regulator is translated as MIEARRLHILRAVADHRTVTAAAAALYLTPSAVSQQLTALEQETGHRLVERGAKGVRLTPAGEILLTHTNAVLAQLERAESELAAYSSGEAGTVTVAAFATGIGLVVGPALTRLARTAPGIRIRVQDAEGDASLPMVLDRQVDVAVAVEYRGAPGADDARLTRVPLYAEPFDAVLPAAHRLAAADRVPLAELAKDTWIGPFPGNPCHDVVVLACEHAGFQPRVEHSSDDFRAVVALASAGAGVALVPRSALRGMDLSDAVVRPVEGVAPTRRVFAAVRCGAEEHPLIRPVLEALGEAAE